From the Sulfurirhabdus autotrophica genome, the window GCCACCAGCATCAAAAGTGACGCCTTTGCCGACGAGCACGACTGGCTTGCGTTTTTTGTCGCCCCCCTGATAATGGAGGACAATCAATTTAGGCGGCTGTCGACTGCCTTTCGCCACAGAAAGAAAAGCACCCATACCCAGCTTTTCCATATCTTTCTGTTCAAGAATTTCGGCTTTCATGTTTAAGGTTTTGGCCAAGCCTTGTGCTTGTTCTGCAAGGTAGCTTGGCGTGCAGTAGTTGCCAGGAAGATTTCCCAAATCCTTCGCCATATTCATGCCTTGAGCAATTGCCAGACCGCGACTGACGGCGGCTTCGCCATCCGCCAGTTCATTGCGACGAGATACACCCAAAGTAAGTTTTCGCAGTGGTCTGCGCACGTCGCTCAGTTTGCTTTTCAACCGGTCGAAACGGTAGGTACTCTCCATTGCCATCAAAACCGTTTGCTCAATTTTCCAGGCGGTATCGCGTTTCCTTACCTGTAATTCAGTGAGAAAGATAACGGCTTCCATTGAACCTGTTTCGTTCAAATTACGGATAGAAGAGCTGACTGCAGTCCGATATTCCTTGTCTTTAAAATCCCGTTCTTTTCCTAATCCAACGAGCAGCACCCTGTCGCAGAGTGTATTGGGAACGTTGTGCAATAATAGCGTTGTACCTAGCTTGCCTTCCATGTCCCCACGGCGAATAATATCGCTAATATAGCCATCGGAAACGCGGTCGATCAGATCGCCGGCAAGTGTGAGTTTACGGGGTTCAAATACCCCGACGACGACACAAGCCGTACGCTGTTTTTCCGGACTGCCGCTTTTTATGCTAAATTCCACGTTTTACTCCTTGAGGTACGGGATGTATTGTTATATTGAAAACTTGTTTTTATGCCAATTATCCATAGAATTTTCATAAAAAGTCAAAAATATTCATAATATATGATTTTTCGAAGCGCTTTATATAAAGAATTAACCAGCACTGCATTAGCGGTTTTTCTGGTATTGCTGGCGATTACTTTCACGACCTTGTTGATCCGATTGCTAGGGCAGGCAGCAAGCGGCTCTTTTGCAGCGGAAGCGGTGCTGGCTTTTTTAGGGTTTAGCGTACTCAATAACTTGTCTGTATTGTTATCATTAACACTATTTATTGCTGTTTTGATGACGCTTATAAGATGTTATCGTGATAGCGAGATGATTATCTGGT encodes:
- a CDS encoding leucyl aminopeptidase; the encoded protein is MEFSIKSGSPEKQRTACVVVGVFEPRKLTLAGDLIDRVSDGYISDIIRRGDMEGKLGTTLLLHNVPNTLCDRVLLVGLGKERDFKDKEYRTAVSSSIRNLNETGSMEAVIFLTELQVRKRDTAWKIEQTVLMAMESTYRFDRLKSKLSDVRRPLRKLTLGVSRRNELADGEAAVSRGLAIAQGMNMAKDLGNLPGNYCTPSYLAEQAQGLAKTLNMKAEILEQKDMEKLGMGAFLSVAKGSRQPPKLIVLHYQGGDKKRKPVVLVGKGVTFDAGGISLKPAAEMDEMKYDMGGAASVLGTMKAIAQMRIPLNVIAIIPACENLPDGNANKPGDVITSMSGQTIEVLNTDAEGRLILCDALTYAERFEPEVVIDIATLTGACVIALGAHASGLFSNDDSLAREVLHAGEYAHDRAWHMPMWDEYQEQLKSNFADMANIGGRAGGSITAACFLSRFTKKYDWAHLDIAGTAWKSGKDKGGTGRPVPLLTHFLINRAKD